One segment of Ascochyta rabiei chromosome 7, complete sequence DNA contains the following:
- a CDS encoding Pectate lyase, which translates to MKFSTTLFFFAASLVSAVPTPTLEESPAKLLAKRASVTDVANVGYATQNGGTKGGAGGPTTTVSTLPQLSAAASASGARVIVVQGAISGAAKVSVTSDKTIVGKAGSSLTGIGLTILGQKNVIVRNLKISKVLATYGDAITINLSTNVWVDHCDLSGDENVGKDTYDGLVDLSHAADFVTVSHTYFHNHSKGTLVGHSDSNAAEDTGHLRVTYANNHFYKVASRGPLLRFGTAHIFNNYYNEQDTGVNTRMGAQALIQSTVFENSGKKMVYTESSDKDGSAVVIDTVFGGQSANTAPKGTLSAGSFTYPYTLLGSANVKAAVTKEAGQTLAF; encoded by the exons ATGAAGTTTTCCACGACGCTTTTCTTCTTCGCAGCTTCGCTGGTCTCGGCAGTACCAACCCCTACACTCGAAGAGAGTCCTGCAAAGTTACTGGCCAAGAGAGCGAGTGTGACCGATGTTGCAAATGTTGGCTATGCCACACAAAATGGAGG CACCAAAGGTGGTGCCGGCGGACCAACTACTACCGTGAGCACACTGCCCCAGCTGTCTGCTGCAGCCAGTGCTTCAGGAGCTCGCGTCATCGTTGTGCAAGGTGCCATCAGTGGTGCTGCGAAGGTGTCTGTTACGAGTGACAAAACCATTGTAGGCAAGGCTGGCAGCT CACTGACAGGCATCGGCCTCACCATTCTTGGTCAGAAGAACGTGATCGTGAGGAATTTGAAGATATCTAAAGTCCTCGCAACTTACGGTGACGCCATCACCATCAACCTATCCACCAACGTCTGGGTTGACCACTGTGATCTATCCGGTGACGAGAACGTCGGCAAAGACACGTACGATGGGCTGGTCGATCTCTCGCACGCAGCAGACTTCGTGACAGTATCGCACACGTATTTCCACAACCAC TCCAAAGGCACGCTTGTAGGCCACTCCGACTCCAACGCCGCCGAAGACACAGGCCACCTACGCGTGACATACGCAAATAACCACTTCTACAAAGTTGCGTCCCGCGGACCGCTCCTGCGCTTTGGCACAGCGCACATCTTCAACAACTACTACAACGAGCAGGACACGGGCGTGAACACACGTATGGGCGCGCAAGCTTTGATCCAGAGCACCGTGTTTGAGAACAGCGGCAAGAAGATGGTGTACACGGAGAGCAGTGATAAGGATGGGTCGGCGGTCGTTATTGATACCGTGTTTGGTGGCCAGAGCGCGAATACGGCGCCCAAGGGGACGTTGAGCGCAGGTAGCTTTACGTACCCGTACACGCTACTGGGCAGCGCCAATGTCAAGGCGGCGGTGACGAAGGAGGCGGGGCAGACCCTGGCTTTCTGA
- a CDS encoding Alkyltransferase-like protein 1: protein MAPGARSEEAWLWHTTVCEAIQEVPYGKVTSYAHIARLVGKPQCPRQVGVCLKHLPPPSTDSSRKSPAFHSDNVPWQRVINSKGGISPRGPGAASRQAGALRKEGVEVSEDSMGLYTVDFKTYGWFPNELPSEAGLVEGSDEEDEDAAAYHT from the exons ATGGCGCCGGGCGCACGCTCAGAGGAAGCATGGCTGTGGCATACAACAGTCTGTGAGGCGATACAGGAGGTACCTTATGGGAAGGTGACAAGTTATGCGCACATTGCAAGGCTGGTTGGGAAGC CTCAGTGTCCGAG ACAGGTGGGAGTCTGTCTCAAGCATTTGCCGCCGCCATCGACGGATTcgagcaggaagagcccaGCCTTTCACAGCGATAACGTGCCCTGGCAGCGCGTGATTAACTCTAAAGGCGGCATCAGCCCAAG AGGGCCAGGCGCAGCAAGCCGGCAGGCTGGTGCTCTGAGGAAAGAAGGGGTGGAGGTAAGCGAAGACAGTATGGGCCTATACACGGTTGACTTCAAAACATATGGTTGGTTCCCCAACGAGCTCCCAAGCGAAGCGGGCTTGGTAGAGGGTAGTGACGAGGAGGATGAGGACGCAGCAGCATACCATACCTGA
- a CDS encoding Pre-mRNA-splicing factor cwc26, whose product MSLADYLAKNYLTADSEKKSKKRKRKEKNGGLIIDDDDNLGWKDKADEDDEDAPLIMGGASLKKSKKKSKGTSAATWATVGVAAPSHAQQLAADEAAANAIIASTAADRQQAADAEDEAPEMVDTEGVLRLESGARAGLQTAAQVAADMKQRQDAEQRKAEQATKELGAAAQETIYRDASGRIINVAMKRAEARKKAEDEERKKLEKEREARGDVQNAAAAKRKQALQDAKTMTVARYADDAELNDELKERGHWNDPAAGFLRKKKAGRSITGKPLYTGAFQPNRYGIRPGHRWDGVDRGNGFESEWFKSRNRKANIEKLEYQWQQDE is encoded by the exons ATGTCTCTCGCCGACTACCTAGCGAAAAATTACCTCACGGCGGACTCGGAAAAGAAGTCCAAAAAGCGGAAGAGAAAGGAGAAGAACGGTGGCCTTATAATTGACGATGATGATAATCTTGGGTGGAAGGATAAAGCAGATGAAGATGATGAAGATGCGCCCTTGATCA TGGGAGGAGCAAGCCTcaaaaagtctaagaagaaATCCAAAGGAACCAGCGCCGCAACATGGGCGACAGTGGGTGTCGCTGCACCTTCACACGCACAACAGCTTGCCGCCGACGAAGCCGCCGCAAACGCAATCATAGCCTCGACAGCCGCCGACCGGCAACAAGCAGCAGACGCCGAAGACGAAGCACCCGAAATGGTGGATACTGAAGGAGTGCTGAGGTTGGAGTCTGGTGCACGAGCAGGTCTACAAACCGCGGCGCAAGTTGCTGCAGATATGAAGCAACGGCAAGACGCAGAACAGCGGAAGGCTGAGCAAGCTACAAAAGAACTAGGTGCAGCGGCGCAAGAAACCATCTACCGAGACGCAAGCGGTCGCATTATCAACGTTGCAATGAAGCGTGCAGAAGCGCGAAAGAAAGCCGAAGATGAGGAGCGCAAGAAGTTGGAGAAGGAGAGAGAAGCTCGTGGAGATGTACAAAACGCTGCTGCAGCAAAACGGAAACAGGCACTGCAAGATGCGAAGACGATGACAGTCGCACGGTACGCCGACGATGCGGAGCTGAACGACGAGCTGAAAGAGCGAGGACATTGGAACGACCCTGCAGCTGGCTTTCTGCGCAAGAAAAAGGCTGGACGCAGCATCACAGGCAAGCCGCTTTACACCGGAGCGTTCCAACCAAATCGATACGGCATTCGCCCCGGTCACCGATGGGACGGCGTGGATAGAGGGAATGGGTTCGAGAGCGAATGGTTTAAGTCGAGGAATCGCAAAGCGAATATCGAAAAGCTGGAATACCAGTGGCAGCAGGACGAATAG